TGGTCTTCAAGGCGTTCACAGGCAGGAAAATGTCAGGGACGAAGGATGAGTTCTCAGGCAGTAGCTGTAAGAGTTGACTGTATGTGTTAACCATGTCCAAAAACAATGCTGTAAGtgcaaaaaaaattatttaaaagcaCACCTGCGGAGCCTCTAGCTGGATGCGGTTGTTGGCTACTTCAGCGCTACAGTTATCATCAGTGACATTGATCACGTTCATAGACAACATCTTCAGGTTGTAATTGACTGACTGTCTGGTCTTAAACTTGGTTGTTCCCATAATGTCATGGATCATCATTGTTTCCATTCTGCAGAGaaatatacatatgtataaTCAGTGTTATCATAGATATTTAAATCTGAACCACAGTGATGGACCAACCAGCACTTGCTTTATAAAGACTTCCTTGACTGCTCGATCTTTCCTGAAGAGCTCCAAACATGATCTCCTGGTTTTGAAAAGTTGAATTATTCCACTAGGGTCAGAGCTGTGACTGTTCAGCGATTGAATCAAAGGGATGATGGTCGAGTTCTCACAATTGTATATAGTGCAATTTACGGCTGAGAaatgagacagacagggagtgaGATGAAGACACGTCATTTCTTCAGGACAAAAATAGAGAGAAAAGGTAGAAGTTCCAGGTGGCTACGAGTCAAAGTATAATAGCCTATGTGCCTCTGTTTTAATGACTTGATTTGGGAGACGTGCACTTACATGTTTGAATGCTGAACTCCACCTTGAAGGAAGTGTTTGTCACTTGAGCCTCTAAGCAACCAGACCTGGTATTGAGCCATGACCCGTTGCTGTAGCTGCATAGAATGACGCACGGTTGACTAGAATGCTGGCACTCCGCATGATCCATCACAGAAATGTGAAGATCGGCCGTGGAGACACTGATACCATAATTTGAAatgttgaaacacactgaacacagaaacagaacaaaataaacttGTTATGTAAAgaatttatataatatatacagtaaatattaTTATGACCCATCCTGCCTAATTGAACCTTACATTAAGTTTGCTTAATGTAAGGTTCAATGAGGAATTTAAGATGTTTCCCTATACACTCTTTGCCTGGATTTTGCAATACGAGttaaaaataattcaaatttTGTATCAGTGCTCTAAAAATTGCGATTGAACCTGTATTGTTAAAGCTGTTATTTGGATTTTGGCCACCCAGGGACtcatgcagcagcaggaacagcagtAAGGGAAccattgtttttcttctgaatgTGGGAAGTGAAAATGGAGAAATAATGCGGGTTATAACACAATTGGTTCATCAAAAAAATTACTTATTCAATGTTATATATAAAGCATTAAAGACAGTTACACCTGAAGGTgttgttcatatttatttaaggaatcacattttaaaaacagatgAGTCAGTTCAccataaactgtaaaaaatttCAAAGCTCATACACACATTATATGTTcaaagagaaaaatattttatacattaaAGAGAAATCTCATCATTTTACAAGAATTCTTATCTGCACctaaaagaaaataagaaaacaaacTTACATTAACATCGAGCAGACACAGAGTAGTTCTATGATGTGACCAGGCTGAGAAGCATCGGTGAGCTGTGCCAACTCATTATTTGagtaaatgtgtttaatatcaGTAAAACACAGTGGGGCTTGTGTTTGACCTGCGGGAAGTGTTTGTTTTATGCAAATTCTTTTTACAAGAGTAATATAATGACGGCAGTGAAGCACACAGAGCGTGTTTCTTTTCAGTGGAATTTAGACTGTGGCACATGTGGTATCAGCCTACAGGTCTGACAAATGGAGCTTTCATCAGTCACAgtaatgtcagtgtgtgtgtgcaatgtgctatatatataaagtatatatataaatctgtATTTGATATACATTATGTATTAAATACAGCTTGACAAAATAGATATTAATCTCCGAGAATTTGCAAAAGCATTCAAAGAATGGCAGGTGAGCATTTGCGTTGTAGTTTTAACACAGATCATGTTGTGAAATATGAATGTGTTGCCTACCTAAACAATCCCAACCTCTGACTGTGGctttcttcccttttttatCACAAAAAATATTTAGATAATCAGATGAAATAAACCCAAAATACACAAGTTTAAGACGACAGATATTTACATTTGTTACAAAGAGCTGGTGCTAGATGGGAAACATGTTATACAAACACCATACAGAAATAAACAGTAGTATTACAGTAcaaattctacacacacacacacacacaaacacacacatatgttgtGCAAAGATGGGTTTAGGCTCAGGTGTTGGTGCTGCGTGTTTCACTGCTCGTGTTTTTCACTGAGTTTCCAGCCTTTTTTACAGACAATACAAACCAAAGGAAGATGAACAAGCCTGCATGAAACagggagaagggagagagaTGCACAGGAGGTGAGGCTCATGCAAATCATGCAAATGTCACTGATAAACACTTTAATGACACTTGTTTCTTGTTtgttaatgtatttaaaaatacacCCAGTacaaaatctcctaccttaaAAGCATatcttttcattatttattcaatgGTAATTCTTCACATAAAGTAAAGTTGTTAATTTCCCGCActgatttaaagaaaaaaaaaatctgctcagttttgttttgtctcaACTGTGAAATTTTGCATCTCCATTACATATTAACTGCTGGCCTGCATGGTCACGGTTGGACAGAGTTACATTTCCTGGTAATAACCAGCGTCAACTGGGCTACAACATAATAACAGTAACAATATCTGCTATGCAGGCATGACAGGATGACGCATCACCACTATCTTCTTAGGCATCTTTTGAAAAGATGAAGTTAATATCTTTTGTTTCCATCAACCTAATTCAACCACTGCCATCATTTCCTGGTTAGTTTATCACTACAGAACACATGGAAACAGGCAGTACAGACCTTGCAGTGAgttcaggatgcagaaactgTAGAGGCCAGGCGTGGTCAAGTAACCAAACGAAAAGAAGATCAGGCCCCAGGTAATTCCAAGCAGAGTGGTGATCCCCAGCAAGGTACAAATGTCCTGCTTGGCTCTGTTACGGTCACTGTGTCCAAACTGATTTGCCAAACGTATTGTAAAACAGCACAGATGTTGATCAGTAACAGTTAGAGactttatatttcattttttaaggGTGCTTTATGGACTATACATTACTCATCATGATTTAAATGAACATGAGACTTGTCATTTAGAAAGGAATTGAATACAAAGCTGAAGCCCTACCTCGTTCCTACTGCGGAGACTTATAACACGTCTGACTGTGACCACCAACATGACCATGTTAAAGACGAACACCAAGCTGAACACTCCCACAGTAGTCGTCACCTTCACAACATCATTCCTTATGTAGCATCTAGAGGGAAACGTACATTTAAATGTCATACTTCAAAAAATGTCTATCATAGAAAGGTTTAAAAAGGtttgatgtaaatgtaaaattgtTATCCACCATATGTGATAGAGGACATGCATAATCTATTCAAATTGTATCCAAATACATAGAGAGTTTATAGACAAAAGTCAATAATTAAACCAAAGATCCAACATGCTTGTTTCCTCTTACATTGCAGTGCTGTTGGATGAGTCCAAAGGGACATGACCGTATGTATCCTTGTTTATGATCAGCACCAACGACACAATGACCGCAGGAACACCTGAAACACGACCCTTTTGTCACTCAAGAGTAATTTGTTAGTGCACAGTTTAGATGAAGCCACTCACCCCATCCAACCACACTGAGTTTGAGCAGGTATCTCCTGACGTAGATGTTGAAGACTTTGACCAAGAGCCAGTACAGGTGGAACCCCTCCACGGCCATCCAGGACAATGAGGCCAACAGGGAGTAGTGGAGAGCGATGGCCATATACATACAAAACTCGTTGGAGGACAGCGCTGCAACTGCCTCATTAGGGAGGAAGTGAAGGTTGAGGAGGATCAGAGCAATGGCCAGGTTGATATGGACCTTCATGGAGACATCTGCTTTGGCTTTTCTGTTGGGAAATGGACAGGTAAGCGACAACTTCTGTTATTTCGGGGTTATATTATTCAGGCCCTTTACAGTGATAAAGATGGAAATACATGAAGCAACAGAGATATTACAGaaagaaaatgttaaatatcaGAGGAAGACGAGAGCTGACAGGATGAAGACCTGTCTAAGGGGGaataatgaaatgtgtacaGGGTAAAGAATGAATTACTTGTTCGTGATGAAGAGGATAACAGTGACGACCAGGGCAAAAAGAGAAAGActacagccaatcacagtgaTGTATGTCAGAATCTTCTGGTTTTCCTTTGAGACGGAAGGCGACACCTGTAGAGGAAATACACTTAGTTACAAATgtctttttctgctttggctGTACTTCTctttaaattaattatttagaaaaaaatatttaaaaaaaatcttgaatGTATTGCTGTATTATGTTGAGGTACAAGGCACAGAAGTATTCTGTTGTATCCCACTCACCCGATGATTCACACATAATTCAGGTCATTTATACATCTGACTGAAAATATTCATATTAAACTTTAATGTGAAATACTGAAGTGATCATGCATAAAAAGTCTGACTGCGGTTTGAAACGAAGTCAACTGAATATTTTGCTTCATGTATGACATCTAGTGGTAGCATTGAAAATTGCACAATTCTGCAAGCTATTTATTTATCGAACACATTTGTATTGATGAAAGCATCAACCCTGAGGGTATATTGTTGGTAAATTATGATTGTACACATATTTATTACATCACAATGTGCTAATAGtgtgcaggtcagtgagcattTGAAAGTACAAGAAGTGTTGGAATATAAAAtgaagagggggaaaaatgaGATGCGACAAAACAGTCTATGTCTAAATTTTCTTTACATTTGAATCATGACCTAGAGATcagtatttacatttttctacTGTATAACAACAAAGGACCAGTCCTACCATGAGCACACCAAAGTACGTGAGATGGTTACAGGAGCAGGTGATGTGACTCTGGTTATGATCCCACAGGGTCATGCAGCCATCTTTGTAAAAttctgacagacagagaaacatcAATGATGCTGTCACATGTGAATAACATATAATATGCCTATGAATTTGATCTTTAGATACTCACTGTTGGTTGTAAAATTATAGAACTGACATGAGAGTTCCATGGTTTTCTGTGACACAACATTCAAGATGTATTATATTTCTGTAGAATATTCACTAAAAGTGCCAGAGCTTTAGAATAAATAAGATGAAGACAGAGTTACATTTATGGCAGGGATACTGTTTATGGTGATGTTGACATGCTCTCGTAGTCCTGAAATCGTCTTGTTCCGCACACTCAGGCCAATCAATCTGTCTTCAAACAGTGTCACCGAAGTTCCAAAAATAGCCTGCAAGATAACAGATACCATCGGACATGCAATCGATTGGCCTGACAGATTTTCTGTGGCAGTTATTGGGCAACATCAACATCCTATTCTGCAGAATATTGTGTTAACAGCAAAGTGGCACAGGGACCTCTCATTCTGCTCTTGTTCACAGCCACTGTGTTCTGTGGTTTTGACCCCCTCTCTTCATAAGAATGTGTGACACATGTCTAAATGTGTATTACTGCTAAGTGCAATACTATAGAGCAATAGCCTATTTCTCCACAATGATGTAGTGGAATATTACCCTTAAACCTCCCCTCCTGTTTGGcgagatatttttttttctgtgtcactgtgaccCATCACTTTTTTGACAGACGCATAAAATGTGTGACTATAATGATTGAATACCAAAGTGCAAAGTGCAAGCTGCTGTAGTATCTTGCACGTTAGCTGGAAGTCAGCTTAGAGGATGTGGTAACTGTATAATCTGGATCTTTGcaacatttccttttttttgcttttagtaaTGCAAATCATCTCACCCAGCCAGTGTGCTAAAGAATGATTGAAATTTAATTCCAATAAATATGTATTGGAATGATTTTTGGTTATTACAAAATGCTGGTGATAATATCATATCATATTGTATTGTAATCCCTATATGGGTAATATTGTGGCCTCGATCAAGCTGTGTATGAACTTGTAACATCGTTCTCTTAAAATTATATCACACATAACGTCCTGTAAACTGAGTGGCAAGGGACATAATATACAGTATTGCTCGAAAGTTTGCCTTAAACCTGGAAAAAAAGAACCCAATCAGcgaatgaaacaaaaaaatttCACTTTGTGTAGatgtaatattggatcattCAAGAAAATGACCCAATATTACATATATGTAGGTGACAAAAGTATGGTAACCTGAGGGATTAGCACAGATTGAACATGTGTTTGGGGAAGTGTATAATGGCACAATCAAAGGACCTCAGACAGATTGTGTATGAATGGAAGTAATTCATGTCCAGTGTccattattaataaagattacTCCAAAAAGACGTCATGTACATTTTCATGAATCCACCAGCAGTAAAACCCTGGTGTGTACGGCAGAGCTGCAATAAGAACTGTtctccaaaaagaacactgctgccttgATAACGTGGGCCACTGGGAAAATATTAGAAAATTATAGATGAGAATATTTACTTTGGCTTAAATGAGATCCCTTATGTTGGGAGGATGACTGTCACtgcattttttcactactgttgatcagaactgaagttaattaaaaggtctatgcaaaaaaatatgaaaacaaatatttatctgatatatttttaaaaccgttaaagttaggggacgtttttgtcccaaacaacacgaaagggtagtgtttgcgaatgttgcacaagggttaaattagtgtaacttctctttacaatccaatagcaaccaattagttcggcagtttcgcattaaaacgaagaatatgaatcatctgtggaagctataaaacgttaaaacatcagccaatcctccggatGGACCCtgtgtggagtattggctggtcactctcctaccctacctttaaaatgatttctttgattgtTTTATCCcgttcagatatcctttgcaatggaaatcaataatatatatatttggtgtgtgagtacttttacttttaatactttaagtacatttaaaagtcagtacttaagacttttactagtaggattgttgatgtaagtatatattttgctgggtatttgtactgaagtctctcttgccctacgttgtcggggagcacaaacatgatcctctgagcagtttcccccttaccctctgacctctcctctactctccttagtctggctcatactgggtaatatcgtctcataatctgtgtttactgtcttcctcatagttttgtgccttgctctcactctctctctttgcaggtcccaagacctgcatgctgacctgcagtctggcccctgatctctcctgtgctcatcgacttcatcagcccctgctgctcatctttgctttgattactatcaaattactatcactacttatggactgacaatatatatagatatccattataatataatgactgtttcatcttgctgtcatgtttgctctgtactgtatcatgtttgctgcatgtttgctcccctctctctctctctctctctctctccttcatcctctctgtcctgtctccctcttcttctcctcctctacccagccgactggcagcaggactggttcccccttaagttgacgggtcctgcgcaaggtttcttcctcttaaagggagtttttccttgccacagtggaCGACTCACCAGCAGTTCATTCAAACTATAGTAgatgttattgctgcacaaggatCACAAATGGTACTGAAAGCAAAGCTTCACATACTCTTGCCActtacacatgaacacatgtaaTACTGGAGCATTTTCTTGAATAAAGGAAAGACTAATTGCAATAATTCTATTTCATTTGCTTGGTTGGTTTATCATTTTCTACTGTCAGGACTTGCCAGTGTTTTGGGTCTATGGATCTATTATTTATGTAGAAATATATAAAACTCTACAAGGCTCCCAAACTCAGTGGCACTGTACTTTGAATGGCAATACAGACCAAATGCACTGAGGTGGCGAGAACATAATGGAAGGCATGACCAGTGatgatgaacaacaacaacaataataataataataagcattGCAACATTGtgatttctttcattttgaTAGGAAAGAACAGTGCAGCCTCTGACCTTGTTTGTTAAGTTAATCATGCAGAACAGGATTGTGTCATCTGGCCCAGGATTCAGCTCCTTCGGCAGCTGAACATTCACTTTACTTTTGATGTCAGACCCTCCTGATATTATCTATATAAAAGACAGGAAATCCATATTTTACACCACATTATTAACAGATGATAGTAAAGGCTGAAGATGGGGAGACAAACTGAAGGTGGCGCTACAGGCAAAGTCAACATTCTGATGGCGAAGTTGGACGTATACTAAATGATGATGCAATTCAGCAGGTCTGTCATTGaaaagctgctgtgtgactgtcaaACTCCACTATTGTTTTACCTCTGCGCCATTGGCGTGAAGCTGAAGGCCATTGAACTTGTCCGGTTTATGCAGCAGGACCATCAACCTGCTATTAGACATCTTGGTCGGCTGTGATGagacctctgtgtcctccagaaacttttccatgttttcCACGGTACTTGTTGAAAAGGACAAATGTATATAattatacacacataaaaaacaacagctcCTTCACAGTATCTATTATGAGGCAAAGAATAGAACATTTACCTGATAATGTCAGTGCTGTTTTCTAAGAGGTCTTCTACACAATCTATGCAACATTTGGTTTCATCAGTCGCTGCAAAGTAATGgaattgtttcatttatttgttcatGTTAAGAATATGACCAATAGCATAGTAGAAACGATACATCTTATGAATACATCTtacttggtttttttttgtaattcttATTACAATTCGCATTACACCGTTGGTTGTTGTTTTGGCTTTTGCACTTGTTATTTTGAGATGTTGTGCTGTCCCCAGAACATGACACAAGCAGCCACCAGAGGATCCACCACTTCATCCTACAAAATGACAACTCTTCAATTAGAATAACAAAATGAAGTCGTCACACTGTAGATTCTCTTTCCCCAGCAGTGTCCTGGTGGAAGCACACTCCTTTATTTTCATTAACACTGAATCTTTTTGTTATTCTCCTGTAGCTGTCTAAAACTGTAGTGGGATCCTTCTCCAGGACTTTGAATACCAGTCCCTAACATGTTTGCATTGGTTCTTTCAATTACAGATATTGGTGATATATCTGCCGCGGGACAGAAGCTGAACCTGCTTTGAATAAGGCACATAATCACATCACTGATCTTAACAATGGTGTCTCTCTTGCATGGTGACAGTGACCGGTGTTCTGGTCATCTGGTATTTAGTGGAGACTGAGCTGAACTGAACTGTATGCACACATATTTCCATCTTTATTTGCACATGTTCCTTGAAATGAGTTATTTGTATTTTGCATGTGGGAATGCTAGAAATATAAAAGCACTACTACAGTAACAGTCCTTCCTGTTCAGTTTCCAGTTTTCCTCGTAACAATAATAGGTGAAAAACAGATCATTATGAACTTTTCTACACAAGCACTTTGTAGGACTGTTAATCATTTTATTATAAGATTCAAAGGGTAAACCATCAATAATGTCTGTGTCATCTTTAATGGACAATGTAGGTCATATGAGTTAAGGTTGTATTAAAAACAAAGTGACACAACGTAGGTTTGACTTCAACATTGAAACTATAAATGATATCTTGAGCTGTATATACACACTACACATGTTCCTGTTCATTTCTCGGAATACAACATCACTACATTGAGACGTAATTTCTGTAAACTTAATGAAATAATGCATATTTCTTATGTGTAATATCAGCTTTAAAGTACGTGGTTTTCAATAAGAGAATCATCTTACCTTGGCATGTTGCTGAGTTCTGATAGAAATGAAGTCTCATAACAGAATGTGGCAAATGTGGGCGAAGCAACCTAgtcaatttgaaaaaaaaaaaaaaaccctgggggaagctgttaaaaaaaaacatgtaaatggcattgtgagagaaaaacaggaagcactAACATACACCGCTTTCCATTTTCGTCTCTAATATCAAGCTGACATCAGAGAGTGGAAAGATACCAATACACGTTGCTTGTGCAACGCTACCACACGGTAACCCTGTATAAGTTTCTTAGAAGGtattttatcttgatgttttCATTGGTCGACATCATAGGTTGATTTGTGACAGCATGTTGTTACACTCACCAACAGAGGGCAGTGGTGCATAGGAAAATAAACAGTGATATTGTGACATTATTGGTGTATTTTAGAAGAAAGTCAAAAGCAGAACTTAAAAGAAGTGGTAATTCTATATAAGCGgtattttttataaaaaaaaaagaaatcactgtGTTTCTATGGAATAGTAAAATGTGCCTTTCAAATGAAAAaatctacaagtccagacgccttgcttcaatcttcaatcttctctacgtactTTGCATGGCCACACATGCTGGAGGAGAGCTGTGTGTACTTTTAATggcttcgtgtgtgtgtg
This portion of the Parambassis ranga chromosome 3, fParRan2.1, whole genome shotgun sequence genome encodes:
- the LOC114433862 gene encoding adhesion G-protein coupled receptor G1-like; amino-acid sequence: MPRMKWWILWWLLVSCSGDSTTSQNNKCKSQNNNQRCNANCNKNYKKKPTTDETKCCIDCVEDLLENSTDIISTVENMEKFLEDTEVSSQPTKMSNSRLMVLLHKPDKFNGLQLHANGAEIISGGSDIKSKVNVQLPKELNPGPDDTILFCMINLTNKAIFGTSVTLFEDRLIGLSVRNKTISGLREHVNITINSIPAINKTMELSCQFYNFTTNKFYKDGCMTLWDHNQSHITCSCNHLTYFGVLMVSPSVSKENQKILTYITVIGCSLSLFALVVTVILFITNKKAKADVSMKVHINLAIALILLNLHFLPNEAVAALSSNEFCMYMAIALHYSLLASLSWMAVEGFHLYWLLVKVFNIYVRRYLLKLSVVGWGVPAVIVSLVLIINKDTYGHVPLDSSNSTAICYIRNDVVKVTTTVGVFSLVFVFNMVMLVVTVRRVISLRSRNEFGHSDRNRAKQDICTLLGITTLLGITWGLIFFSFGYLTTPGLYSFCILNSLQGLFIFLWFVLSVKKAGNSVKNTSSETRSTNT